From Thiomicrospira sp. XS5, one genomic window encodes:
- the metH gene encoding methionine synthase, with protein sequence MTDRATRISQLKSLLAERIVILDGAMGTMVQSLQLSEDDFRGERFADYHMDIKGNNDILAMTQPHLIRDIHLSFLNRGVDIVETNSFNATTIAQADYDMQDIVTELNIAAAQVAREACDLAEQKDGQPRFVAGVLGPTNRTASISPDVNDPGKRNTDFDELVTAYTQATHGLLEGGADVILIETIFDTLNAKAAIFAVKEVEAAVGYEVPIMLSGTITDASGRTLSGQTTEAFYNAVAHAQPLSVGLNCALGPEELRPYVAELSRVCETYVSVHPNAGLPNEFGEYDETPEQMAAEIAVWAEKGWINIIGGCCGTTPDHVKAMADVALRHTTRALPEIAPACRLSGLEPLNIDEDSLFVNVGERNNVTGSAKFKRLIIEENYGEAIDIAVKQVEDGAQIIDVNMDEGMLDAKACMVKFLNLLASEPEASRVPIMIDSSKWEVIEAGLKCIQGKGVVNSISLKEGEDAFIRQAKLVKQYGAAAIVMAFDETGQADTLERKIEICKRSYEVLTQKVGFPPQDIIFDPNIFAVATGIEEHNNYGLDFINAVTWIKANLPHAKISGGVSNVSFSFRGNNPVREAIHSVFLYYAIKEGMDMGIVNAGQMAIYDDLPEKLRQAVEDVILNKDPEAGERLLEVAEEFRGDGQAASKVTDTAWREQSVEKRLEHALVKGITDYIEADTEEAYQKLGSGLHVIEGPLMDGMNVVGDLFGSGKMFLPQVVKSARVMKRAVAYLDPYLLAAKTEGQQQGKIVMATVKGDVHDIGKNIVGVVLQCNNFEVIDLGVMVPAEKILDTAVEQGANVIGLSGLITPSLEEMVNVAKLMKERGMDLPLLIGGATTSKAHTAVKIEPQYDHPVVYVKDASRAVGVAQSLISNDLKVDFAAKIRAEYEQVREERKARAQQVKRIPINQARTNPALTDQAWQEFTPVRPKLLGSKVLDNFPLEKLVERFDWSPFFQAWELHGKYPRILDDKVVGEEARKVFADAQTMLKQIIDEKWLTAKAVYGFYPANRVGDDIEVYADESRNQVLHTFHHLRQQAEKKRGGANNCLSDFIASKESRVPDYIGFFAVTAGIGIDEHVERFEKDHDDYHAIMLKALADRFAEAFAETLHEIVRKDDWGYAPDENLDNEDLIKERYQGIRPAAGYPACPDHTEKGTLWELLKPDETIGLDITESFAMTPTAAVSGTYFAHPESRYFGVGSLGRDQVEDYAHRKGWSIEETEKWLAPNLGYDPEDFAN encoded by the coding sequence ATGACGGATCGCGCAACTCGGATTTCACAACTCAAATCGCTTTTGGCGGAACGCATTGTCATCCTCGACGGTGCCATGGGGACAATGGTGCAGTCCTTGCAGCTCAGTGAAGACGACTTCCGTGGCGAACGTTTTGCCGATTACCACATGGACATCAAAGGCAACAACGACATTCTGGCCATGACTCAGCCGCATCTGATTCGAGACATCCATTTGTCGTTCCTCAACCGCGGCGTCGATATCGTCGAAACCAATTCCTTTAACGCCACCACCATCGCGCAGGCCGATTACGACATGCAGGACATCGTCACCGAGCTGAACATCGCCGCCGCACAAGTGGCGCGCGAAGCCTGCGACCTGGCCGAACAGAAAGACGGCCAACCGCGTTTTGTCGCCGGTGTTTTGGGGCCAACCAACCGCACCGCTTCGATCTCGCCGGACGTCAACGACCCCGGCAAACGCAACACCGATTTCGACGAACTGGTCACCGCTTACACGCAAGCCACGCACGGCCTGTTGGAAGGCGGCGCGGACGTCATCCTGATTGAAACCATTTTCGATACCTTGAATGCCAAGGCCGCGATTTTCGCGGTGAAAGAAGTGGAAGCCGCTGTCGGTTACGAAGTGCCGATTATGCTGTCCGGCACCATCACCGATGCTTCAGGCCGAACCCTTTCCGGCCAGACGACCGAAGCCTTCTATAACGCCGTTGCTCACGCACAACCGCTGTCGGTCGGCTTGAACTGCGCCTTGGGGCCGGAAGAGCTGCGCCCTTACGTGGCCGAACTCAGCCGCGTGTGCGAGACCTACGTGTCCGTTCACCCCAACGCCGGTCTGCCGAACGAATTCGGCGAATACGACGAAACCCCGGAACAAATGGCGGCGGAAATCGCCGTTTGGGCGGAAAAAGGCTGGATTAACATCATCGGCGGTTGCTGCGGCACCACGCCGGACCACGTCAAAGCCATGGCCGATGTCGCCTTGCGCCACACCACCCGCGCCTTGCCGGAAATCGCCCCGGCCTGCCGTTTGTCCGGCCTGGAACCGCTGAACATCGACGAAGACTCGCTGTTCGTCAATGTCGGCGAACGTAACAACGTCACCGGTTCCGCCAAATTCAAACGCCTGATTATCGAAGAAAACTACGGCGAAGCCATCGACATCGCCGTCAAACAAGTGGAAGACGGCGCGCAGATTATCGACGTCAATATGGACGAAGGCATGCTGGACGCCAAAGCCTGCATGGTCAAATTCCTCAACCTGCTGGCCTCCGAACCGGAAGCCTCCCGCGTGCCGATCATGATCGACTCCTCAAAATGGGAGGTCATTGAAGCCGGTTTGAAGTGCATTCAGGGCAAAGGCGTGGTCAACTCCATTTCCCTGAAAGAAGGCGAAGACGCCTTTATCCGCCAGGCCAAACTGGTCAAGCAATACGGCGCAGCGGCGATTGTCATGGCCTTTGACGAAACCGGCCAGGCCGACACCTTGGAACGCAAAATCGAAATCTGTAAACGTTCCTACGAGGTCCTGACCCAAAAAGTCGGCTTCCCGCCGCAGGACATTATTTTCGACCCGAACATTTTCGCCGTCGCCACCGGTATCGAAGAACACAACAACTACGGCCTCGATTTCATCAACGCCGTCACCTGGATTAAAGCCAACCTGCCGCACGCCAAAATTTCCGGCGGGGTGTCCAACGTGTCCTTCTCCTTCCGCGGCAACAACCCGGTGCGCGAAGCCATCCACTCCGTGTTCCTCTATTACGCCATCAAAGAAGGCATGGACATGGGCATCGTCAACGCCGGGCAAATGGCGATTTACGACGACCTGCCGGAAAAACTCCGTCAAGCCGTGGAAGACGTCATCCTCAATAAAGACCCGGAAGCCGGCGAACGGTTATTGGAAGTGGCCGAAGAATTCCGTGGCGACGGCCAAGCCGCCAGCAAAGTCACCGACACCGCCTGGCGCGAACAGAGCGTTGAAAAACGCCTGGAACACGCGCTGGTCAAAGGCATTACCGACTACATCGAAGCCGACACCGAAGAAGCCTACCAAAAACTCGGTTCCGGTTTACACGTCATCGAAGGCCCGCTGATGGACGGTATGAACGTGGTCGGCGACCTGTTCGGCTCCGGTAAAATGTTCCTGCCACAGGTGGTCAAGTCCGCCCGCGTGATGAAACGCGCCGTCGCCTATCTGGACCCGTACCTGCTAGCCGCCAAAACCGAAGGTCAGCAACAAGGCAAAATCGTCATGGCCACGGTCAAAGGCGACGTTCACGACATCGGCAAAAACATCGTCGGCGTGGTGTTGCAGTGTAATAATTTCGAAGTGATTGATTTGGGCGTCATGGTGCCCGCCGAGAAAATTCTCGACACCGCCGTCGAACAAGGCGCCAATGTCATCGGCCTGTCCGGCCTGATTACGCCGTCGCTGGAAGAAATGGTCAATGTCGCCAAACTGATGAAAGAACGCGGCATGGACTTGCCGTTGCTCATCGGCGGCGCCACCACCTCCAAAGCGCATACCGCCGTGAAAATCGAGCCGCAATACGACCATCCGGTGGTGTACGTCAAGGACGCCTCCCGTGCCGTCGGCGTGGCGCAAAGCCTTATCTCCAACGATTTGAAAGTCGATTTCGCCGCCAAAATCCGCGCCGAATACGAACAGGTTCGGGAAGAACGCAAAGCCCGCGCCCAACAGGTCAAGCGTATCCCAATCAACCAAGCGCGCACCAATCCCGCCTTAACCGACCAGGCCTGGCAGGAATTCACCCCCGTGCGTCCAAAACTCCTTGGCAGCAAAGTGTTGGACAACTTCCCGCTGGAAAAATTGGTCGAACGCTTTGACTGGTCGCCTTTCTTCCAGGCCTGGGAATTACACGGAAAATACCCGCGCATTCTCGACGACAAGGTCGTGGGCGAAGAGGCCCGCAAAGTGTTTGCCGACGCCCAAACCATGCTCAAGCAAATCATCGATGAAAAATGGCTCACCGCCAAAGCCGTGTACGGTTTCTATCCGGCCAACCGCGTCGGCGACGACATTGAAGTCTATGCCGACGAAAGCCGCAACCAAGTGCTGCACACTTTCCATCACCTGCGCCAGCAGGCCGAGAAAAAACGCGGCGGTGCCAACAACTGCCTGTCGGACTTCATCGCCAGCAAAGAAAGCCGCGTGCCGGACTACATCGGCTTCTTCGCCGTCACCGCCGGCATCGGCATTGACGAGCACGTGGAACGCTTTGAAAAAGACCACGACGACTACCACGCCATTATGCTCAAAGCCCTGGCCGACCGCTTTGCCGAAGCCTTTGCCGAAACCCTGCATGAAATCGTGCGTAAGGACGATTGGGGCTACGCGCCGGACGAAAACCTCGACAACGAAGACCTCATTAAAGAACGTTACCAAGGCATTCGCCCCGCCGCCGGTTATCCGGCCTGCCCGGACCACACCGAAAAAGGCACCCTTTGGGAACTGCTGAAACCGGACGAAACCATCGGGCTGGACATTACCGAAAGCTTTGCCATGACGCCGACGGCCGCCGTTTCCGGCACCTACTTCGCGCACCCGGAAAGCCGCTACTTCGGTGTCGGTTCACTCGGCCGCGACCAAGTGGAAGACTACGCCCACCGCAAAGGCTGGAGCATCGAAGAAACGGAAAAATGGCTGGCACCGAATTTGGGGTATGATCCTGAGGATTTTGCGAACTAA
- a CDS encoding lipid A deacylase LpxR family protein: MARNARLDNSVKAVKGLHARAIVLVGLSLWVLSVSAWSAELSFQVDNDIVYGTDRQYTGGLNVRWTDENGIALVNWLIDPIEKAALPKKDERLFQQTDQLELATQIYTLEKRTDSGLENAGNTAWTHFDWRRFYHYNRHQSLLSFSVGWLGPASGGREIQDSIHSVVGNSNASGWDNQLPDQPTLQIGFDNQYFLFDPQLEPHFQMYRSFSVIVGSPETALNAGVGAYYGDGARPVMSFNTFNHVMNTGKGFGWFVFADMSVQYQIYNVLRDGRLFTEDDTGLKPANELIPSGQYGGAMTWNGFYVLFSGSVFGQFYRDQPEEAFRFASLVVGFEL, encoded by the coding sequence TTGGCTAGGAATGCTCGTCTGGACAATTCGGTAAAAGCTGTTAAAGGCCTGCATGCTCGAGCGATCGTGCTGGTCGGTTTGTCACTGTGGGTGCTGTCTGTATCCGCTTGGTCGGCGGAGTTATCGTTTCAAGTGGATAACGACATCGTTTATGGCACCGACCGGCAATATACCGGGGGCTTGAATGTCCGGTGGACGGACGAAAACGGCATTGCCTTGGTGAACTGGCTGATTGATCCGATTGAAAAAGCCGCGCTACCCAAAAAGGACGAACGGCTTTTTCAGCAAACCGACCAATTGGAACTCGCCACTCAGATTTACACCTTGGAAAAACGCACCGATTCGGGGCTGGAAAATGCCGGTAACACCGCTTGGACCCATTTCGATTGGCGGCGATTCTATCACTACAACCGTCATCAATCCTTGTTGAGTTTCAGTGTCGGCTGGCTGGGGCCGGCCAGTGGCGGACGCGAAATCCAAGACAGCATTCATTCAGTTGTCGGGAATTCGAATGCCTCCGGTTGGGATAATCAACTACCCGATCAGCCGACCTTGCAAATCGGTTTCGATAACCAGTATTTTCTGTTCGACCCGCAATTGGAACCGCATTTTCAGATGTACCGTTCTTTCTCCGTTATAGTCGGCTCACCGGAAACGGCGTTGAATGCCGGTGTAGGCGCTTATTACGGCGACGGTGCGCGGCCGGTGATGAGTTTCAATACCTTTAATCATGTGATGAATACTGGTAAGGGATTTGGCTGGTTCGTGTTTGCCGATATGTCGGTTCAATATCAGATCTATAATGTTTTGCGTGACGGTCGTTTGTTTACCGAGGATGACACCGGTTTGAAACCGGCCAATGAATTGATTCCATCCGGTCAATACGGCGGGGCCATGACGTGGAATGGTTTTTATGTGCTTTTTTCCGGGTCGGTATTCGGGCAATTTTATCGTGACCAGCCCGAGGAAGCCTTTCGCTTCGCTTCCTTGGTGGTCGGGTTCGAGCTCTAA
- a CDS encoding diguanylate cyclase, translating to MTNECFLIIEDQPSMASLLKTELQKLTSLTIHTCHSLAEAKDLIESGIEVAVCLSDLQLPDSYNGEVIEYLKHHHITTVVLTASYKEETREEMFRLKVADYVIKDSLSSIRYAVQITDRLYKNAQRMVWMLSCGSRYSSKLLGMLRNHRFQVRLYENCSEMDADLKEALPSLILLDSAQNVINNNTFDFTKNIRNRYSQSQLPIISCEASENISSAIKLMKYGVNDFFNTNFTPEEFYVRVNQNIEQAETFKEIEHISQTDGLTGLYNRRFFFQKGDELFTDIKAQGQYFFTLMGDIDHFKNVNDTYGHQKGDEAIIFTANCIQDTFSDYLVARFGGEEFCVFGQVEDTSEIEALCETLRQTIETESENQTGVSFTISQGVTYSGDTLDDAISKADKALYQSKESGRNKLSVAF from the coding sequence ATGACGAACGAATGCTTCCTGATCATTGAGGACCAACCCTCAATGGCCAGTTTATTGAAAACCGAACTTCAAAAACTGACATCGCTCACCATTCACACCTGCCACTCACTGGCGGAAGCCAAAGACTTGATTGAAAGCGGAATCGAGGTGGCCGTCTGTTTAAGCGATTTGCAATTGCCCGACTCCTACAATGGCGAAGTCATCGAATACTTAAAGCACCACCACATCACTACCGTAGTGCTCACCGCCTCCTATAAAGAAGAAACCCGTGAAGAAATGTTCCGCCTCAAGGTCGCGGACTACGTCATCAAAGACAGCCTGTCCTCCATCCGCTATGCGGTACAGATTACCGACCGGCTGTATAAAAACGCCCAACGTATGGTGTGGATGCTCAGCTGCGGATCGCGTTATAGCTCCAAACTGCTCGGCATGCTGCGCAACCACCGTTTTCAAGTGCGGCTTTACGAAAACTGCTCGGAGATGGACGCCGACCTGAAAGAAGCCTTACCCAGTCTGATTCTGCTGGACAGCGCCCAAAACGTCATCAACAACAACACCTTCGATTTCACCAAAAACATCCGCAACCGTTATTCGCAAAGCCAGTTGCCGATTATTTCCTGCGAAGCCAGTGAAAACATTTCCTCCGCCATCAAGTTGATGAAATACGGCGTCAACGACTTCTTCAACACCAACTTCACCCCCGAAGAATTCTACGTGCGCGTCAACCAGAACATCGAACAGGCCGAAACCTTCAAAGAGATCGAACACATTTCCCAAACCGACGGCCTTACCGGGCTTTACAATCGCCGCTTTTTCTTCCAAAAAGGCGACGAATTGTTCACCGACATCAAAGCCCAAGGCCAGTATTTCTTCACCCTGATGGGGGACATCGACCACTTCAAAAACGTCAACGACACCTACGGCCACCAAAAAGGCGACGAAGCGATCATCTTCACCGCCAATTGCATCCAAGACACCTTCTCCGATTATCTGGTCGCCCGCTTCGGCGGCGAAGAATTCTGCGTGTTCGGTCAGGTGGAGGACACCAGCGAAATCGAAGCCCTCTGCGAAACCCTGCGTCAAACCATCGAAACCGAATCCGAAAACCAAACCGGCGTGAGCTTCACCATCAGCCAAGGCGTCACCTACTCCGGCGACACCCTCGACGACGCCATCAGCAAAGCCGATAAAGCCCTTTACCAATCCAAAGAAAGCGGGCGAAACAAACTGTCGGTGGCGTTTTAA
- a CDS encoding cupin-like domain-containing protein → MKSLRSITTVDTLSKNDFLTRFKRPEMPVKFEHLTDDWPARKKWSIDYFKDVAGDRTVPLYDSQPSKNRKHQHAPAAQMPLADYLDRLQAGENDLRLFFYNILQEVPELTQDFDYPDIGLPFFRKLPVLFMGGTGAKVQMHYDIDLADIFLCHFGGQKKVMLFPPDQTPLMYKVPFSFSSLFDVNYRTPDIEKYPALQYLEGYETDLNHGDILYIPPGWWHYIEYEELSFSMALRAFPRRPKNLATMLKNLLWTRSIEGLMRKTVGQAWNDRNEKRAVQNTHRYLAKKGLR, encoded by the coding sequence ATGAAAAGCCTACGTTCGATTACCACCGTTGATACCCTGTCGAAAAACGACTTCCTCACCCGCTTTAAACGGCCGGAGATGCCCGTTAAATTCGAACACCTGACCGACGATTGGCCCGCGCGGAAAAAATGGTCCATTGATTATTTCAAAGACGTGGCCGGCGACCGCACCGTGCCGTTATACGACAGCCAGCCGTCCAAAAACCGAAAGCACCAACATGCGCCCGCCGCACAAATGCCGTTGGCCGACTATCTCGACAGACTGCAAGCCGGGGAAAACGATTTGCGCTTGTTTTTTTACAACATCCTGCAAGAAGTACCGGAATTAACTCAGGATTTCGACTACCCGGACATTGGTCTGCCGTTTTTCCGCAAACTGCCGGTGCTGTTCATGGGCGGCACCGGCGCCAAAGTGCAAATGCACTACGACATCGATTTGGCGGACATTTTCCTGTGCCACTTCGGCGGCCAAAAGAAAGTGATGCTGTTTCCGCCCGACCAGACGCCCTTGATGTACAAAGTGCCTTTTTCATTCAGCAGCCTGTTCGACGTCAACTACCGCACACCGGACATCGAAAAATACCCGGCGCTGCAATACCTGGAAGGTTATGAAACCGACTTGAACCACGGCGACATTCTGTATATTCCGCCCGGCTGGTGGCATTACATCGAATACGAAGAACTGAGTTTTTCCATGGCGTTACGCGCCTTTCCGCGTCGTCCGAAAAACCTCGCCACCATGCTGAAAAACCTATTGTGGACCCGCAGCATCGAAGGCCTGATGCGCAAGACCGTCGGCCAAGCTTGGAACGACCGCAATGAAAAACGCGCCGTACAGAACACCCACCGTTATCTTGCGAAAAAAGGATTACGCTAA
- the trmA gene encoding tRNA (uridine(54)-C5)-methyltransferase TrmA gives MLCDVFPDRYQTQLDEKVDRLTALLPKSEPMTVFASRPANYRARAEFRVWHEGDRTDYIMFDPDTKEKVAIESCPMALESIANLMPRLMAEIVRQPALRTKLFQVDFLATLSGEMLVTLIYRRPLQQKNGDQTETDQAWLEAAQALRKTLPITHIIGRARKQKVCLDQDFVIERLQVDGQSFVYQQVENSFTQPNAEMAQNMLHWARKMAALANPDQSKDLIELYCGNGHFSIALASHFNQVLATEISKTSVASAEFNIDANRTDNVRVVKMAAEEISAALEGQRTFFRLKDVDLKSYDFNTIFVDPPRSGLDDLTRKMVTEFEHILYISCNPDTLARDLADIGRTHDVVETALFDQFPYTHHIESGVYLKRKAK, from the coding sequence ATGCTCTGCGATGTTTTTCCCGACCGCTACCAAACGCAGCTGGACGAAAAAGTTGACCGTTTAACGGCGTTATTGCCAAAATCCGAACCGATGACGGTGTTTGCGTCCCGCCCAGCCAATTACCGTGCTCGCGCCGAATTCCGCGTGTGGCATGAAGGTGACCGCACCGATTACATCATGTTCGACCCCGACACCAAGGAAAAGGTGGCGATTGAATCCTGCCCGATGGCGTTGGAAAGCATTGCCAATTTAATGCCGCGCCTGATGGCGGAAATCGTGCGTCAGCCCGCCTTGCGGACCAAGTTGTTTCAAGTCGATTTTCTGGCGACCCTAAGTGGTGAAATGCTGGTGACCTTGATTTACCGTCGGCCGTTACAGCAAAAAAACGGGGATCAGACGGAAACCGACCAGGCCTGGCTGGAAGCGGCGCAAGCCCTGCGCAAAACCTTGCCGATTACCCACATCATTGGCCGGGCGCGCAAACAAAAAGTGTGTTTGGATCAGGACTTCGTCATCGAACGTTTGCAGGTGGACGGGCAGTCGTTTGTTTACCAGCAGGTGGAAAACAGTTTTACCCAGCCGAATGCGGAAATGGCGCAAAACATGTTGCATTGGGCGCGCAAAATGGCGGCTCTGGCCAACCCGGACCAATCCAAGGATTTGATTGAGTTGTATTGTGGTAACGGCCATTTTTCGATTGCGTTGGCGTCGCATTTTAATCAGGTGCTGGCGACAGAGATTTCCAAAACCTCGGTGGCTTCGGCAGAATTTAATATTGATGCAAACCGCACGGACAATGTGCGGGTTGTGAAAATGGCGGCGGAGGAAATTTCCGCCGCATTGGAAGGGCAACGAACCTTCTTTCGTCTTAAGGATGTGGATTTGAAATCATACGATTTCAATACCATTTTCGTGGACCCGCCGCGGTCCGGTCTGGACGATTTGACGCGCAAAATGGTGACGGAGTTCGAGCATATTCTGTACATCTCCTGCAACCCGGACACCCTTGCGCGGGATTTGGCGGACATTGGCCGTACACATGACGTGGTCGAAACCGCTCTGTTTGATCAATTCCCTTACACCCATCATATTGAAAGCGGTGTATATCTAAAAAGGAAAGCCAAATGA
- the gluQRS gene encoding tRNA glutamyl-Q(34) synthetase GluQRS: MSIDPTSTISKSPTAPQKMQKVVGRFAPTPSGPLHFGSLIAATASYLNAKSQGGEWRLRIDDIDGPRVAPGACESIVKTLEAYGFEWDGPEVYQSERDAIYQQALDTLNELGRLYVCGCSRKQLQQRQPETPWLYDAYCRHDAVKPDVETMQPEAAWRFEPDGGRLCFDDAVQGRQCLEVAAELGDFVVKRADGVIGYHLACAVDDIEMGMTEVVRGADLLTSSFAQQSIMLALGHEPPRYAHHPLVTNREGIKLSKKSRAPAIRKDEAAETLRAALTFLNHSPPKELNTLIPLWDWAVENWRLSKVKDAVSQKNGLQD; this comes from the coding sequence ATGAGTATCGACCCAACTTCCACAATATCGAAATCGCCCACGGCACCGCAAAAAATGCAAAAAGTGGTGGGGCGCTTTGCGCCGACGCCCAGCGGGCCGTTGCATTTCGGTTCTTTGATTGCGGCGACGGCGAGTTATTTGAATGCCAAGTCGCAGGGTGGTGAGTGGCGTTTGCGGATTGACGATATCGATGGGCCGCGCGTGGCGCCCGGCGCGTGTGAAAGCATTGTCAAAACACTGGAAGCTTATGGTTTTGAATGGGACGGGCCGGAAGTCTATCAGTCCGAACGGGACGCGATTTACCAGCAGGCATTGGATACGTTGAACGAATTAGGGCGGTTGTATGTGTGCGGTTGTAGTCGCAAACAATTGCAGCAACGGCAGCCGGAAACGCCTTGGTTATACGATGCTTATTGTCGTCACGATGCCGTGAAACCCGATGTCGAGACCATGCAGCCGGAAGCCGCCTGGCGCTTCGAACCGGATGGCGGGCGTTTGTGTTTTGACGATGCCGTGCAAGGGCGGCAGTGTTTGGAAGTGGCCGCTGAGTTGGGCGATTTTGTGGTCAAGCGGGCGGATGGTGTGATCGGTTACCACCTGGCCTGCGCGGTGGACGACATTGAAATGGGCATGACCGAAGTGGTGCGGGGGGCGGATTTGCTCACCAGCAGCTTTGCCCAACAATCCATTATGCTAGCGTTAGGGCACGAACCGCCGCGTTATGCGCATCACCCGTTGGTGACCAATCGCGAAGGCATTAAACTCAGCAAAAAAAGCCGCGCCCCAGCCATCCGAAAAGACGAAGCCGCCGAAACCCTACGCGCCGCCCTGACGTTTTTGAACCATTCCCCACCGAAAGAACTCAACACCCTGATTCCGCTTTGGGATTGGGCGGTGGAGAACTGGCGGTTATCAAAGGTCAAAGATGCCGTGTCACAAAAGAACGGTTTACAAGATTAA
- a CDS encoding DUF3616 domain-containing protein produces the protein MRITYFTRLLVVFSLTLFSLKAWADTPQIQGQLSIDPDNISGLAITDRFMALATDEGTALQILPKRNGVYHAEPSGQITLTDTPDELDLEGLAWRKPYLYAIGSHSKKRKKIKPGASDKKNLKRLTPIHDEPSRNVLFQIRLNEALEVTATRKRSLMPIIQNNKMLAPFIALPSKENGIDIEALAVTKKHLYVGFRGPVFRGNLAAVLKLDLAEKTFELTDPKLRLVNLNGLGIRDMMADDTQLYLLSGPVNEVPNLYQVHKWDGKTNFSTAPPLLTLESPKGKPEGLVVQKQLKSPGLVIFIVQDGVLNGGLKRYESTLK, from the coding sequence ATGCGCATCACATACTTCACCCGATTGCTGGTGGTCTTCAGCCTGACGTTATTCAGCTTAAAAGCCTGGGCCGACACGCCTCAAATCCAAGGCCAGCTATCGATTGACCCGGACAATATCAGCGGCTTGGCCATCACCGACCGCTTTATGGCCTTGGCCACCGACGAAGGCACCGCCCTTCAAATCCTGCCGAAACGCAACGGCGTCTACCACGCCGAACCCTCCGGCCAAATCACCTTGACCGACACGCCCGATGAACTCGACTTGGAAGGCCTGGCCTGGCGAAAACCGTATCTGTACGCCATCGGTTCCCATTCCAAAAAGCGCAAGAAAATCAAACCCGGCGCCTCGGACAAAAAGAACCTGAAACGCCTCACCCCCATTCATGACGAACCGTCCCGCAATGTGCTCTTTCAAATTCGCCTCAATGAAGCACTAGAGGTCACCGCCACCCGAAAACGTTCGCTTATGCCCATTATTCAAAATAACAAAATGCTCGCTCCTTTCATCGCCCTGCCCAGCAAGGAAAACGGCATTGACATTGAAGCCCTCGCCGTCACGAAAAAACACCTCTACGTCGGCTTTCGCGGCCCGGTGTTCCGCGGCAACCTGGCCGCCGTCTTGAAGTTGGATTTGGCCGAAAAGACCTTTGAACTGACCGACCCGAAATTACGATTGGTGAATTTAAACGGTCTGGGCATTCGAGACATGATGGCCGACGACACCCAACTTTACCTGCTGTCCGGCCCGGTCAATGAAGTGCCGAACCTCTATCAAGTACATAAATGGGATGGCAAAACAAACTTCTCGACAGCACCCCCTCTATTGACGCTGGAAAGTCCAAAAGGCAAACCGGAAGGTCTGGTGGTGCAGAAACAGTTAAAATCGCCAGGCCTGGTGATTTTCATTGTGCAAGACGGTGTATTGAACGGTGGCTTGAAGCGCTACGAATCAACGCTGAAATAA
- a CDS encoding sulfite exporter TauE/SafE family protein has protein sequence MILAWIGALLIGVSLGLLGSGGSILTVPVLIYLVGQDPKVAIAGSLMIVGIISVFSALPYARQGLVKWRTVVVFGLPGMLGAYLGAYGAHYVSDAVQMLIFSVLLLTAAYLMFRPVKLEDEGPTQERALYKIAIDGLLVGGVTGLVGVGGGFLIIPALVLLGGLSMRLAVGTSLVIIAAKSFVGFYEYLNVLSALQLSIDWHIIGLFSLIGIVGGWLGHKASSRVDQDLLKKIFSVFLVLIGVFILYKNLPNLL, from the coding sequence ATGATACTAGCTTGGATAGGTGCATTACTGATTGGTGTGAGTTTAGGGCTACTCGGTTCCGGCGGGTCGATTTTGACCGTGCCGGTACTGATTTACCTGGTGGGGCAAGACCCGAAAGTGGCGATTGCCGGTTCCTTGATGATTGTCGGGATTATCAGTGTCTTCTCCGCTCTGCCTTATGCACGACAAGGTTTGGTGAAATGGCGAACCGTGGTGGTGTTTGGCTTGCCGGGCATGTTGGGGGCTTATCTGGGCGCTTATGGCGCGCATTATGTGTCCGATGCGGTGCAGATGTTGATTTTCTCGGTCTTGTTGCTGACAGCGGCCTATTTGATGTTCCGCCCGGTCAAGCTCGAAGACGAAGGGCCGACACAGGAGCGTGCGCTTTATAAAATCGCGATTGACGGTTTGTTGGTCGGCGGGGTGACCGGTTTGGTCGGTGTCGGCGGCGGCTTTTTGATTATTCCGGCGTTGGTGTTGCTGGGCGGTTTGTCGATGCGTCTGGCGGTCGGCACCAGCTTGGTGATCATCGCCGCCAAATCGTTTGTTGGTTTCTACGAATATCTAAATGTGTTGAGTGCGTTGCAGTTGAGCATCGATTGGCATATTATCGGGTTGTTCTCGCTTATCGGGATTGTCGGTGGTTGGCTGGGTCACAAAGCCAGCAGCCGGGTTGACCAAGACTTGTTGAAGAAAATCTTTTCGGTGTTCCTGGTGTTGATCGGGGTGTTTATTCTGTACAAAAACCTGCCGAATCTGTTGTGA